One Rubinisphaera margarita DNA window includes the following coding sequences:
- a CDS encoding ABC transporter ATP-binding protein codes for MGSGEGEEMIGESPPKPVPAVEAIGLTKFYDGRPVVHQVSFQIPTGCVYGFLGCNGAGKSTTTKMLTGMVIPDAGSARLLGHDVSEFDAEIRERIAYIAEGHPLYSWMTIKEAVRFTRPFYRRWNTQLLEQVLDHFELPMKRKIKRLSKGQQAQVSLALAIAPQPELLIMDDPTLGLDTVVRREFLESMIQIIQRQGRTIMFSSHILGDVERVADRIGIMVDGVLRVDCAIDEFKQNIGKMVLEFDHPVNGSTSFPDVPGVVGTRSILNQLEVIVVNLNDEHRRLAEELKPRQIEVQSMNLEDSFLEYTRTNRKSVPVFVDQYPTEKV; via the coding sequence ATGGGATCTGGTGAAGGGGAAGAAATGATTGGCGAGTCACCTCCAAAGCCGGTTCCGGCTGTCGAAGCGATCGGCCTGACCAAGTTCTACGACGGCCGCCCAGTCGTGCATCAGGTCAGCTTTCAGATTCCGACTGGCTGCGTCTATGGCTTCCTTGGCTGCAACGGAGCCGGTAAGTCGACCACTACCAAAATGCTGACCGGCATGGTCATTCCCGACGCCGGCTCGGCTCGGCTGCTCGGTCACGATGTCTCCGAGTTCGACGCCGAGATCCGCGAACGCATTGCCTACATCGCCGAAGGACATCCGCTCTATTCGTGGATGACCATCAAAGAAGCGGTTCGCTTTACCCGGCCGTTCTACAGACGTTGGAACACTCAACTGCTCGAACAGGTGCTCGATCACTTCGAGCTGCCGATGAAGCGAAAGATCAAACGGCTCTCCAAGGGGCAACAGGCTCAGGTTTCGCTCGCTCTGGCGATCGCTCCTCAACCCGAGTTGCTGATCATGGATGACCCCACTCTCGGCCTCGACACGGTCGTGCGACGCGAGTTTCTGGAATCGATGATTCAGATCATCCAGCGGCAGGGCCGGACCATTATGTTCAGCTCGCACATTCTGGGCGATGTCGAACGGGTCGCCGACCGCATCGGCATCATGGTCGACGGCGTTTTGCGGGTCGACTGTGCGATCGATGAATTCAAGCAGAACATCGGCAAGATGGTGCTCGAGTTCGATCACCCCGTGAATGGCTCGACATCGTTTCCGGATGTGCCGGGCGTTGTCGGAACCCGTTCGATTCTGAATCAGTTGGAAGTCATCGTTGTGAATCTCAACGACGAACACCGGCGTCTGGCCGAGGAACTGAAGCCCCGGCAGATCGAAGTCCAGTCGATGAATCTGGAAGATTCTTTTCTGGAATACACCCGCACCAATCGGAAATCGGTCCCCGTCTTCGTCGATCAATACCCTACGGAGAAAGTCTGA
- a CDS encoding HEAT repeat domain-containing protein — protein sequence MSDSPIEKTMRLLEQSRSTAAMTAFVHALQVGSPKIRDSAARAILRSGSSLGKMELIRQIRKLSPDVLEVMNTADGDMSFPLKQCLLHGDPQQAFMALDAIEVARLYQNIPMVLEFLRQATGEIADRGEQVLGSLVDRLFETRMTARDARLTITDQCIGKMLQHLSVELNSFAQCRRPQAIVEAILILADSEHPVARHLMRESAPEWQSLVWEVLAQSKHPGILRFLTKALSVKYLHPKILDIVSGRTDIEFQMTMIRLVPTRMNINQERNYQLLTGLPWLQPTDELWLSLPDEFHVQLVQLIRLVCFTRSLKLAFAKSIYQHASVEARKSANDFKHMLRQEEYDACVQHALDSDNAEFEAWGLSQLRDTNLPDKYRQLVDRLDSPHKIVEDQAREALGRFEVQQAIDFSESAKPSAGPKIADLLLKVNPFAIQELCREMANPVRTRRLRAAKAAHFMQLHTEVTPALLELLQDNDTIVKRVVAEILGDIPTRQVAGRLQELLDDSSPRVREAAAASLAKITPQLTGSFPNAERS from the coding sequence ATGTCAGATTCACCCATCGAAAAAACGATGCGACTGCTTGAGCAGTCTCGCTCGACGGCGGCGATGACCGCGTTCGTGCACGCGCTTCAGGTGGGTTCGCCGAAGATCCGGGACTCAGCGGCCCGGGCCATTCTGCGATCCGGCAGTTCCCTGGGAAAGATGGAACTGATCCGGCAAATTCGCAAGCTTTCGCCGGATGTGCTCGAAGTCATGAACACCGCCGATGGGGATATGAGTTTTCCCCTGAAACAGTGCCTGCTGCATGGTGATCCGCAACAGGCTTTCATGGCACTGGATGCCATTGAAGTCGCCCGGCTTTACCAGAACATTCCGATGGTCCTCGAGTTCCTTCGTCAGGCAACCGGAGAGATCGCCGACCGGGGCGAGCAGGTCCTGGGCTCGCTGGTCGACCGGCTGTTCGAGACCCGAATGACCGCTCGCGATGCCCGCCTCACGATCACCGATCAGTGCATCGGGAAGATGCTTCAGCATCTGTCCGTCGAGCTGAACTCATTCGCGCAATGTCGTCGACCGCAGGCCATTGTTGAAGCGATCCTGATTCTGGCGGATTCCGAGCATCCTGTCGCCCGTCATCTGATGCGGGAATCGGCCCCGGAGTGGCAATCGCTCGTCTGGGAAGTGCTGGCGCAGTCCAAACATCCCGGCATTCTGCGGTTTCTCACCAAGGCCCTCTCCGTCAAATACCTGCATCCAAAGATTCTCGATATCGTTTCCGGCCGCACCGATATCGAGTTCCAGATGACGATGATTCGCCTCGTTCCGACGCGCATGAACATCAATCAGGAGCGGAACTATCAGCTGTTGACCGGGCTCCCCTGGCTGCAGCCGACCGACGAGCTGTGGCTTTCCCTTCCCGACGAGTTTCACGTTCAGCTGGTTCAACTGATTCGGCTGGTCTGTTTCACCCGGTCGCTCAAGCTCGCGTTCGCCAAAAGCATTTATCAACATGCCTCGGTTGAGGCCCGGAAGTCCGCGAACGACTTCAAGCATATGCTGCGACAGGAAGAGTACGACGCCTGCGTTCAGCATGCACTCGATTCGGACAACGCCGAGTTCGAAGCCTGGGGGCTTTCGCAGCTCCGAGACACCAATCTTCCGGACAAGTATCGGCAACTCGTTGACCGACTCGACAGTCCTCACAAGATTGTCGAAGACCAGGCACGGGAAGCACTCGGCCGGTTTGAAGTTCAGCAGGCGATCGATTTCTCAGAGTCGGCCAAACCGTCGGCTGGTCCGAAGATCGCCGACCTTCTGTTAAAAGTCAATCCGTTCGCGATTCAGGAACTCTGCCGCGAGATGGCCAATCCGGTCCGGACCCGTCGCCTGCGGGCGGCGAAAGCTGCCCACTTCATGCAGTTGCATACGGAGGTCACACCCGCGCTGCTCGAACTTCTGCAGGACAACGACACCATCGTGAAACGAGTCGTCGCGGAGATCCTGGGGGACATTCCGACGCGACAGGTCGCTGGTCGGTTGCAGGAACTGCTGGACGACTCGAGCCCACGCGTCCGCGAAGCCGCCGCGGCGTCTCTGGCCAAGATCACTCCGCAGCTGACCGGATCGTTCCCGAATGCAGAAAGATCCTGA
- a CDS encoding DUF2817 domain-containing protein, whose protein sequence is MTGAGSEDWFSRSYDEARGRILQMAGQVGCSATAIAHPTQTPEQPLALDVIRCGNEDAPLQLVLSSGLHGVESPSGSAAQLAFLERLHRTSLPETVQVTILHALNPWGWGHGRRMDDRNVDGNRNFLLPGEHYEGAPETYRKIDRLLNPEQSGKWPGQFFLTAAGLVLRYGYGNIKKAIATGQYEFERGLFFGGHEPNWTTAQLQSLIPELTRTTRRVCHLDFHTGIGEYGRGQLFVDHPLSSCTRDWMAETYPANTLNSLPTESEPPYRARGSFSKWFYEKSTAAETLSCCAEFGTLSSLKMLNILIRENTAYHYDGIDSARRKELRTELEAAFCPKDPVWRRAVLEQSEQLIWRAIDRLSAWG, encoded by the coding sequence GTGACAGGAGCCGGCAGCGAAGACTGGTTTTCAAGATCCTACGACGAGGCTCGCGGACGGATTCTGCAGATGGCCGGTCAGGTCGGCTGCTCCGCGACCGCGATTGCGCATCCGACACAGACGCCCGAGCAACCGCTCGCGCTCGATGTCATTCGTTGCGGCAACGAGGATGCTCCCCTACAGCTGGTCCTCTCCAGTGGACTGCATGGGGTCGAGTCCCCCTCTGGCTCGGCTGCTCAACTGGCGTTTCTGGAACGGCTGCATCGAACTTCCTTACCAGAGACCGTTCAGGTGACGATACTTCATGCACTCAATCCTTGGGGGTGGGGGCACGGGCGACGCATGGATGATCGCAACGTGGACGGCAATCGAAACTTTCTTCTTCCGGGCGAACACTATGAGGGAGCCCCTGAGACGTACCGGAAAATCGACCGCCTCCTGAATCCGGAGCAGAGCGGGAAATGGCCGGGCCAGTTTTTTCTCACGGCTGCTGGCCTGGTCCTGCGATATGGTTACGGCAACATCAAGAAGGCGATTGCCACCGGTCAGTACGAGTTTGAACGTGGTCTCTTCTTCGGCGGCCACGAACCAAACTGGACCACTGCTCAACTGCAATCGCTGATTCCCGAGCTGACTCGGACGACCCGTCGCGTTTGCCATCTCGATTTTCATACGGGAATCGGCGAGTACGGACGCGGACAGTTGTTCGTCGATCATCCGCTGTCTTCCTGCACCCGGGACTGGATGGCCGAAACTTACCCAGCCAACACGCTCAATTCGCTGCCGACCGAGAGCGAGCCGCCTTATCGAGCCCGCGGCAGCTTCAGCAAATGGTTCTATGAGAAATCAACAGCCGCGGAGACTCTCTCCTGTTGTGCCGAGTTTGGCACGCTTTCGAGCCTGAAGATGCTCAACATCCTGATCCGCGAGAACACTGCGTATCATTACGACGGCATCGATTCGGCTCGACGAAAGGAATTGCGAACCGAACTCGAAGCGGCCTTCTGCCCGAAAGATCCCGTGTGGCGGCGAGCCGTGCTCGAACAGTCCGAACAACTCATCTGGCGAGCAATCGACCGCCTGTCAGCCTGGGGCTAG
- a CDS encoding GntR family transcriptional regulator, translating into MNFSVNPSSSDPIYRQLSQQIREAIAQGRLTPEEQLPSVRELSKSLVVNPNTIARVYTELEREGVLVTRQGLGVFVAQPRIELTREIRKQKLQESLDTWLTSAVYLGFSAEDVLSLVQERVSKYQWDLVKGKK; encoded by the coding sequence ATGAACTTCAGCGTCAATCCATCCAGTTCCGATCCGATCTACCGGCAGTTGTCGCAGCAGATTCGCGAGGCGATTGCCCAGGGGCGGCTCACTCCGGAAGAACAGCTTCCATCGGTGCGGGAGCTCTCAAAGTCGCTGGTCGTGAACCCCAACACGATTGCTCGCGTTTATACCGAATTGGAACGCGAAGGAGTTCTGGTGACGCGGCAGGGGCTCGGCGTGTTCGTGGCGCAGCCGCGGATTGAACTCACCCGAGAGATCCGCAAGCAGAAACTGCAGGAGTCGCTCGACACCTGGCTCACCTCCGCTGTCTATCTCGGCTTCTCCGCCGAGGACGTCCTTTCGCTCGTACAGGAGCGGGTTTCCAAATACCAATGGGATCTGGTGAAGGGGAAGAAATGA
- a CDS encoding N-acetylglucosamine-6-phosphate deacetylase, which yields MFDLQVNGYAGVDFNADSLPLDDMLLACRTLKEHGVDAILATVITADHDAMCRRISNIVKCREQSTEVEQMIAGIHIEGPFLSPVPGYIGAHPPEHSCAANIPLAERLLEAGGGLTKLFTLAPEQDPEGKVTRWLAEQNVVVAAGHCDPSLEQLQRSIDAGLKAFTHLGNGCPMQMHRHDNIVQRALSLADQITLCFIADGAHVPLFALKNYIKLAGLERSVVVSDTISAAGLGPGIYRLADQNVTIGDDLVPWAEDRSHFVGSACPLYRMVENLTSVGFTEEEIDTLTNRNPRKLVE from the coding sequence ATGTTCGATCTTCAGGTCAACGGTTATGCCGGCGTCGACTTCAACGCCGATTCACTTCCTCTCGACGATATGCTGCTCGCCTGTCGCACGCTGAAAGAACACGGCGTCGATGCGATTCTCGCCACCGTCATCACGGCCGACCACGATGCCATGTGCCGTCGGATCTCGAATATCGTCAAGTGCCGTGAGCAGTCTACCGAAGTGGAACAGATGATCGCCGGCATTCATATCGAAGGCCCGTTTCTTTCTCCCGTCCCCGGATACATCGGTGCCCATCCGCCGGAACATTCCTGTGCAGCGAACATCCCGCTCGCGGAACGACTGCTCGAAGCGGGCGGCGGTCTGACGAAACTGTTCACGCTGGCTCCCGAGCAGGATCCGGAAGGAAAAGTGACCCGCTGGCTGGCGGAGCAGAATGTCGTGGTCGCAGCCGGGCATTGCGATCCTTCACTCGAACAGCTCCAGCGTTCCATCGATGCCGGCCTGAAAGCCTTCACCCATCTCGGCAACGGCTGCCCGATGCAGATGCACCGCCACGATAACATCGTCCAGCGTGCGTTGTCTCTGGCCGATCAGATCACACTCTGCTTCATTGCCGACGGCGCCCATGTCCCGCTCTTCGCATTGAAGAACTACATCAAACTGGCCGGACTCGAGCGGAGTGTCGTCGTCTCCGATACCATCAGCGCGGCCGGCCTGGGACCGGGGATCTATCGCCTGGCCGATCAGAACGTGACCATCGGCGACGACCTTGTTCCGTGGGCCGAAGACCGCTCCCACTTCGTCGGCTCCGCCTGCCCCCTGTACCGCATGGTCGAGAACCTGACATCGGTCGGCTTCACCGAGGAAGAAATCGACACGCTGACTAACCGCAATCCCCGCAAGCTCGTCGAGTAA
- a CDS encoding cytochrome c peroxidase: protein MQSFLHQFRFSPATICATLAIAVVSLILSSPLQADTRVRPRALKLSPDGSLVATANRIAGTVTVATVDPLQQVAEIEVGSEPMDVLWINDTELAVTVHRDRTVQLLSLNEGQLQRKRSVSVSACPVGMVFAPEAQELIVAVQHPDSVLAIDLTSGEIVRRYETGDYPRYLCLAPDESWFCVTSELPGALTTFDRESGEVLSRQIAHQTAFNLGQPTLLEDQFVVVPLTINRDFPVTEGNIARGWVVNNRLARFRVPHGPALEQRQMSLDMKGHGSADLTTTALSPSTNKLLVTASGVHELIMLDRNSLEWPTSEPHDFASHQLSDSDQTMKRIPLSGRPVDVDFLNDTTVLVANEMDDRLQKVDLQNGEILDELLLADSSHESQIAQGERIFYDGRRSRDGWMSCHTCHFDGHTSGQVFDTFNDATYDTKKLTLSLHDVANTEPWTWHGWQPDLTDSMTKSLRDTMHGSIVPTDDDARALAAYLGTLTLLSATPDVSEADLAAGRELFYGKAGCISCHEEPNYESSGRFSVSRLESHSIYQVLNPPPLRGVSSRRRFLHHGYAHSIDQVLRLYHRPADTTGADLTETERRQLITFLSAL, encoded by the coding sequence ATGCAATCGTTCCTCCATCAGTTCCGATTTTCTCCGGCGACGATCTGTGCAACGCTGGCGATCGCCGTGGTCAGTCTGATCCTCAGCTCTCCACTTCAGGCCGACACGCGAGTTCGCCCCCGGGCATTGAAGCTTTCGCCAGACGGAAGCCTTGTCGCAACCGCGAATCGCATCGCCGGAACTGTGACTGTCGCGACAGTTGACCCGCTGCAGCAAGTGGCCGAAATTGAAGTCGGCAGCGAACCAATGGACGTCCTCTGGATCAACGACACGGAACTCGCCGTCACCGTCCACCGGGATCGAACCGTCCAGCTGCTTTCTCTGAACGAAGGGCAGCTGCAGCGCAAACGTTCGGTTTCCGTTTCCGCCTGCCCGGTCGGGATGGTCTTCGCTCCCGAGGCGCAGGAGTTGATTGTCGCGGTGCAACACCCCGACTCTGTTCTCGCAATCGATCTCACCTCGGGAGAGATTGTTCGACGATACGAAACCGGCGACTATCCCCGTTATCTCTGCCTGGCTCCCGACGAAAGCTGGTTCTGCGTGACTTCCGAACTGCCCGGCGCTCTGACGACCTTCGACCGTGAATCGGGAGAAGTCCTCAGTCGGCAGATCGCTCATCAGACGGCCTTCAATCTCGGACAGCCGACACTCCTGGAGGATCAGTTTGTCGTCGTCCCGCTCACGATTAACCGGGACTTTCCGGTGACCGAAGGAAACATCGCCCGCGGCTGGGTCGTCAACAATCGGCTCGCCCGCTTCCGCGTTCCTCATGGCCCCGCTCTGGAACAGCGGCAGATGAGTCTCGACATGAAAGGCCACGGCTCGGCCGATCTCACGACAACCGCTCTCAGCCCGAGTACGAACAAGCTGCTCGTCACAGCCAGCGGAGTTCACGAACTGATCATGCTTGATCGAAACTCCCTGGAATGGCCGACCTCCGAGCCACACGACTTTGCGTCGCATCAGCTGAGTGACTCCGATCAAACCATGAAGCGGATCCCGCTCTCCGGGCGTCCGGTCGACGTCGATTTTCTGAATGACACCACCGTGCTGGTCGCCAACGAGATGGATGACCGTCTGCAGAAAGTCGATCTGCAGAACGGCGAGATTCTCGACGAACTGCTGCTGGCCGATTCTTCCCATGAATCGCAGATCGCTCAGGGCGAACGCATCTTCTACGATGGTCGCCGCTCGCGCGATGGATGGATGAGTTGCCACACCTGTCACTTCGACGGCCACACGTCGGGGCAGGTTTTCGATACCTTCAACGATGCGACTTACGACACCAAGAAACTGACGCTGTCGCTTCACGATGTCGCCAACACCGAGCCTTGGACGTGGCACGGCTGGCAGCCGGATCTGACCGATTCGATGACAAAATCACTTCGCGACACCATGCACGGCTCCATCGTTCCAACTGACGACGATGCCCGGGCCCTCGCCGCCTATCTCGGCACATTGACGCTGCTCTCAGCCACGCCAGATGTGAGCGAAGCCGACCTGGCTGCCGGCCGCGAACTCTTCTACGGCAAAGCGGGCTGCATCTCCTGCCACGAAGAGCCGAACTATGAATCTTCGGGCCGGTTCTCGGTCAGCCGACTTGAGAGTCATTCGATTTATCAGGTTCTGAACCCGCCGCCCCTGCGGGGAGTTTCCTCGCGGCGTCGTTTTTTGCATCATGGGTACGCACACTCAATCGATCAGGTGCTGCGACTGTACCACCGCCCGGCGGATACCACGGGAGCCGACCTCACGGAAACCGAACGCCGGCAACTGATCACCTTCCTGTCCGCGCTCTGA
- a CDS encoding DUF4159 domain-containing protein, whose amino-acid sequence MSFSRRPFLILVCLVAQLICSRSAIAQDELTAENVLKAIERGRRYLISQQLPNGSWQVEGTGPYNTGTSSLILLSLMEAGLTPDDPAIDRGLQWLRKQDPSLTYEVALMIMALTKAKEGARDNLLIFNLSQKLERGQMKTGKGVGGWGYSEGGAVRGGTPDRSNSQYAILGLRDAAYYGIPVDRKVWERVRAYWENGQQADGGWNYREDDGQSSYGSMTVAGVASLAIADTFLKDTEDAHPDGRPICCLPPEKNDALERGIRWLSRNFSVQTNPLSSSWWLYYMYGLERAGRLSGRRFFGTHDWYREGARALLVRQSKRDGSWRGQGGMETNPMLGTPLALLFLSKGLAPVLINKVKLGPRDPDDPEMVIGEIWNRHPKDVRNLVEHISSLPKWPKLLTWQTVDFDKAVANNNVQELLQAPILFITTDEDLSQLMQDEHVELLRDFLTNGGFMFLSRGCESAAFEDGLRKLVTRLYPDGTTQLMPLADTHPVYRSEYLLDPKSVPLFGVDVGCRTAIIYSPEDLGCLWDKRMVIEPPDRRQDIKTAIARALRIGVNVVAYVTGREPPNKLDEQQIVGKDEDRDTLRGILSIAKLRHTGDWDAAPNAVKKLLLTLEKSFGVVAGSSPYKIPAGNPELYRHTLLYMHGQRNFELSPDEIRNVRKYLENGGVLFADACCGAPKFDASFRELMGRMFPDIPLERIPVEHELFSQEIGHNLDSVTRRVPADDNPNQPLKPVERQGPPFLEGIKIDGRYAIIYSKYDISCALEKQTSLSCIGYTTDDAARIATNVVLYSVLQDVLPAGDE is encoded by the coding sequence ATGTCCTTCTCTCGTCGCCCATTCCTGATCCTCGTCTGTCTGGTCGCACAGTTGATCTGCAGCCGCTCTGCCATCGCCCAGGACGAACTGACCGCGGAAAATGTCCTGAAGGCCATCGAACGAGGGCGGAGATATCTGATCAGCCAGCAGCTTCCAAACGGAAGCTGGCAGGTCGAAGGGACTGGTCCGTACAACACGGGAACCAGCAGTCTTATTCTGCTTTCACTGATGGAAGCCGGACTCACGCCGGACGATCCAGCTATCGATCGCGGTCTGCAGTGGCTCCGCAAGCAGGACCCGAGTCTCACCTACGAAGTCGCCCTGATGATCATGGCGTTGACGAAGGCCAAGGAAGGAGCCCGCGATAACCTTCTGATTTTCAATCTGTCCCAGAAGCTGGAACGCGGCCAGATGAAAACCGGGAAGGGAGTCGGCGGGTGGGGATATTCGGAAGGCGGAGCCGTCCGAGGCGGCACCCCCGACCGCAGTAACTCGCAATACGCGATCCTCGGACTGCGTGATGCCGCCTATTACGGCATCCCGGTCGATCGAAAAGTCTGGGAGCGAGTGCGGGCCTACTGGGAGAACGGGCAACAGGCCGATGGCGGCTGGAACTATCGGGAGGATGACGGTCAGTCGAGTTACGGCAGCATGACAGTTGCCGGCGTCGCGTCTCTGGCCATCGCAGACACCTTTCTCAAAGACACCGAAGACGCGCATCCCGACGGACGTCCGATCTGCTGCCTTCCTCCCGAGAAGAACGACGCTCTCGAACGCGGCATTCGCTGGCTCTCCCGCAATTTCTCCGTCCAAACCAATCCGCTGTCATCGAGCTGGTGGCTCTACTATATGTACGGGCTGGAACGAGCCGGTCGGCTGAGTGGACGCCGATTCTTCGGCACGCACGACTGGTATCGTGAAGGAGCCCGGGCACTGCTGGTCCGACAGTCGAAACGGGACGGCTCGTGGCGCGGTCAGGGAGGCATGGAAACCAATCCCATGCTCGGCACGCCGCTGGCACTGCTCTTCCTGTCAAAGGGGCTGGCTCCGGTCCTGATCAACAAAGTCAAACTCGGCCCTCGAGATCCCGACGATCCGGAGATGGTCATTGGAGAGATCTGGAATCGGCATCCCAAAGATGTCCGCAATCTGGTCGAACACATCAGTTCGCTGCCGAAGTGGCCGAAGCTGCTCACCTGGCAGACGGTCGATTTCGACAAAGCCGTGGCGAACAACAATGTGCAGGAACTGCTGCAGGCCCCGATCCTGTTCATCACCACCGATGAAGATCTGTCCCAGTTGATGCAGGACGAGCATGTCGAACTGCTGCGGGACTTCCTCACCAATGGCGGGTTCATGTTCCTGTCGCGAGGCTGTGAAAGCGCCGCGTTCGAAGACGGTTTGCGGAAGCTCGTGACCCGTCTGTATCCCGATGGCACCACGCAGCTGATGCCACTGGCCGACACGCATCCCGTCTACCGCAGTGAGTATCTGCTCGATCCGAAATCGGTCCCGTTATTCGGTGTCGATGTCGGCTGCCGGACGGCGATTATCTATTCGCCCGAAGATCTCGGCTGCCTCTGGGACAAACGGATGGTCATTGAACCGCCCGACCGGCGGCAGGATATCAAGACGGCCATCGCCCGGGCTCTCCGCATCGGCGTGAACGTGGTCGCCTATGTAACGGGCCGCGAACCTCCGAACAAACTCGATGAACAGCAGATTGTCGGCAAAGACGAAGACCGCGATACGCTCCGCGGGATTCTCAGCATCGCCAAGCTGCGACACACCGGCGACTGGGATGCCGCTCCGAATGCCGTTAAGAAACTGCTGCTCACGCTGGAGAAATCGTTCGGCGTGGTCGCCGGGTCTTCCCCTTACAAGATCCCGGCCGGCAACCCCGAGCTGTATCGCCATACCCTGCTCTACATGCACGGTCAGCGCAACTTCGAGCTTTCGCCCGATGAGATCCGCAACGTGCGGAAGTACCTGGAGAATGGCGGCGTCCTCTTCGCCGATGCCTGTTGCGGGGCTCCGAAGTTCGACGCCAGTTTCCGCGAACTGATGGGCCGAATGTTCCCTGACATCCCGCTGGAACGAATTCCGGTTGAGCACGAACTCTTTTCGCAGGAGATCGGCCATAACCTCGATTCCGTGACCCGCCGCGTCCCAGCCGACGACAACCCGAATCAGCCTCTCAAGCCGGTTGAACGCCAGGGGCCGCCCTTCCTGGAAGGCATCAAAATCGATGGCCGGTATGCCATCATCTACAGCAAGTACGATATTTCCTGTGCCCTGGAAAAGCAGACGTCCCTCTCCTGCATCGGCTACACCACCGATGATGCCGCCCGGATCGCGACCAACGTCGTCCTGTATTCCGTGCTGCAGGACGTGCTTCCGGCGGGCGACGAGTAA
- a CDS encoding HEAT repeat domain-containing protein — protein MKALGMIPVLSLLLAMSAPVEAGWNWKFWQKKSDCVETCVEEPCVVDCCIDEPCCGDGCCDIEHRGLFRGELIGRSRHWLSSVCGDECCGVDLCCPDDDCCVSDSCCDGGSCLDSFIDIWRRERCKTLAQWIYQAQTACSPFDRCRAIHRIGTDFSCECYPEVMCALIYAMKDCEPRVRVEAADEIGDQLRKSLCCCNSQLICTLKCALNDENWRVRREAAQALRICGLSVPYRDGGYCVDGYLPGCCDDGSCVGGCCDDCCIDSYCTPHELPSMPAEPVHEAVREMIPESAETPKKVEEPKKEVRKKVILPEPEEIAPEKKKKDKPKERKTAPPAEKKIEENKDKKKGSYVPEDDSTSFIMPNIRQTVGMAF, from the coding sequence ATGAAAGCCTTGGGGATGATCCCCGTTCTTTCCCTTCTGCTCGCGATGTCGGCACCCGTTGAAGCCGGCTGGAACTGGAAGTTCTGGCAGAAGAAGAGTGATTGCGTCGAAACGTGCGTAGAGGAGCCGTGCGTTGTCGATTGTTGTATTGATGAACCCTGCTGCGGCGATGGCTGCTGCGATATCGAACATCGCGGCCTGTTCCGTGGGGAACTGATCGGACGGTCGCGTCACTGGCTTTCGAGCGTCTGCGGCGATGAATGCTGCGGCGTCGATCTCTGCTGCCCGGACGACGACTGCTGCGTGTCCGACTCCTGCTGCGACGGCGGCAGCTGTCTCGACTCGTTCATCGATATCTGGCGTCGCGAACGCTGCAAGACGCTGGCTCAGTGGATCTATCAGGCTCAAACGGCCTGTTCGCCTTTCGATCGTTGTCGAGCCATCCACCGGATCGGTACCGACTTCAGCTGCGAGTGCTATCCCGAAGTGATGTGTGCTCTCATCTACGCGATGAAAGACTGTGAGCCTCGCGTTCGTGTGGAAGCCGCCGACGAGATTGGCGATCAGCTTCGCAAGAGCCTCTGCTGCTGTAACAGTCAGCTCATCTGCACGCTGAAGTGTGCCCTCAACGATGAGAACTGGCGCGTTCGTCGCGAAGCCGCTCAGGCACTGCGAATCTGTGGACTTTCCGTTCCTTACCGCGATGGCGGCTACTGTGTTGACGGATACCTGCCTGGCTGCTGCGACGATGGCAGCTGTGTCGGGGGGTGTTGCGATGATTGCTGCATCGACAGCTACTGCACGCCGCACGAACTTCCGTCCATGCCAGCCGAGCCAGTGCACGAAGCCGTTCGCGAGATGATTCCGGAAAGTGCTGAGACGCCAAAGAAGGTGGAAGAGCCGAAGAAAGAGGTCAGGAAGAAAGTGATCCTGCCGGAACCGGAAGAGATCGCTCCTGAGAAGAAAAAGAAAGACAAACCGAAGGAGAGAAAGACCGCTCCTCCCGCGGAGAAGAAGATCGAAGAGAATAAAGACAAGAAAAAGGGAAGCTACGTGCCGGAAGATGATTCGACCAGTTTCATCATGCCCAATATCCGGCAGACCGTTGGCATGGCGTTCTAA